In Streptococcus parauberis NCFD 2020, the sequence TTTTCTTATTTTGCTTTGGTCCATCTTCAGTTCGAGGGCTTTCACCTTGACCTTTTTCTGGACGGGATTTTTTACGACGTTTATCAACAGGTTTGGCAGTACTTGTTTTAGCTACTTCAGGAACACCTTGGCTAACCTTTGCTGTCGGTTTTACTTTTGGTGTTTCTTTTTCCAATCTTGCTTTTTCAGCTGCTTCTTTAACTGCTAAACGTTTTGCTTCTTCCTGCGCTTTTTCAGCTAATCGCTGTGCTTCTTTAGCTTGACGGAAGTCATCTTCTCGTTTACGAGTATACTCAGCATTTTGTTCTGCTTTTAAAGCTGCTGCTCTTGCTTTGAAATCAATCTTGCCAGCTGCTGGTTTAGAAGCTGTGTTTTGATTGTGATTACCTTGGAAACGATCTCGATTATTATAATCTTTTTTGAATCCTGGTTTGTTATCTCTAGATTGATTGCCATCTCTAAATGATTGACGATTATCTCTAGACTGATTTCCTTGTCTAGTGTTACCTAGTTGATTGTCTCGGTTTGAAAAACCACCTTGCTGACGACTTCTGCTTTCCCCTTGACGACCATTAGTCGCTTGTTGTCCGTTCGCTCTTCTGGCAGCCTGCTCTTTAGCTCTAGCTTCACGTTCAGCTTTAAAGTTACGACTCTTTGGTCTTGGTGTTGCTGATTGAGAACTTAATGGTGAACTTGCTACTTGCTCGTTAGTCTTATTTAACACATCTTGCTTCACAACTTCTGCAGTTTTCGTATTTTTTACTTCAGCTTTTTTTTCATTCGATTTTTCAGTTTTTTGAACTGAGTTAGAAACTTTCTTTTCAACAGGATTTGATTTTTGAAGTTCAGATTTTTCAACTTTTGGCGTTGAAAAACTTGAAATTATTTTCTTTGCGTCCGAATCTTCAACACTTGAAGCATGACTTTTAACGTCTAAACCTAAGTTTTTTGCGTGATCCACAACTTCTTTACTTGTTTTACCAATTTCTTTGGCAATTTCATGTAATCTTCTTTTTGACAATTTGTGTCCTCCTACTCGTCTATTCCATAAGAGTCCTCATTTTCTTTGAAAATCCAGCGTCTGCAACTGCAACAACTTTACGTGGTTTGCCTAGTGCAGCACTTAATTCCAGTGCATTAAACACTGTGGAGACTTCTACATTATAATATTTACTTTTATCTGTTACTTTTTTTGTCACATTTGGTCCAGCATCATTTGCTAAGAAAACTATATTAACTGCTTCATGCTGAATAGCTTTCACAACCATCTCTTCCCCAGAAATAATTTTCCCTGCTCGTTGAGCGAGACCGATTAGATTGGACAATCTTTGTAAATTATTCAAGACCTAACTCTCTTCTTTTTACTTTGTGATCAACATAAGCAATCAACTCATCGTAAAAACTTTCCGGAACGTCCATAGAGAAACTACGATTAAAGACTTGTTTTTTCTTTGCCTGCTTTGCCTCCGCATTATCAAGTTTAATATAGGCACCACGACCATTTTTCTTCCCTGTCGGGTCAATAAATATCTCCCCTTCTTTTGTTTTAACAATACGAAGCAAATCACGCTTATCAATTATTTCACCTGAAACAAGTGACTTACGTAAAGGTATTTTTTTTTCTTTAGGCATAAAACACCTCTTTTCTTATTCTTCCTCGTTTGTAGGAGCGATAGTCTCTTCTACAAGCTCAGTTGATTGGTTTTCTTGCTCAGCTTCCATGCGCTCATAATCACTAGCAGATTTAATATCAATTCTGTAACCAGTTAGATGAGCTGCTAAACGAACGTTTTGTCCACGACGGCCAATCGCAAGTGATAATTTACTATCCGGAACAACGACCGTTGCACGTTTAGAATCAGCCTCATCAAACAATACCATATCAACTTCTGCTGGTGCAATAGCATTGTAAATGAATTCTGCTGGATCATCAACCCATTGGATAACATCAATGTTTTCTTCAACTGGAATTTCAGCTCCGGCTTTTTGATCAAAACGTTTTGGATGGAATTTACTAATAACTTTTTTAATGTTGCTACCACCCCGTCCAACAATAGTACCAATAGCGTCAACATTTGGGTTATGGCTACGCACCGCAACCTTAGTACGATCACCAGCCTCACGTGAGACACTCATAATTTCTACAGTTCCATCAAAAACTTCTGGAATTTCTTGTTCCATGATGCGCTTGATAAATTCTGGATGGCTCCGGCTAACAAATACATTGACGCCTTTAGGATTGTTTTCTACTTTGTAGACATAAACATCAATTCGATCATGTGATTTGAACGTTTCACCAGGAATTTGATCTTGATGGGATAACTGTGCCTCAAGCGAACCTAGGTTAACATAGATAAAGCGTTGGTCAAAACGTTCAACCGTACCCGTCATAATTTCACCTTCATGTTCTTTGTATTCATTGAAGGTTACTTCACGCATTTGACGTCGCATTTTTTCCATAATTGTTTGTTTAGCAGATTGAGCTGCAACCCGTCCAAATTCTGCTACTGACTCTTCAAAACGGATTTTGTCGCCTAATTCATAAGCTGAACTAATTGCCAAGGCATCTTTTAGACCAATTTCTAAACGGCTATCAAAAACTTCCTCAACTACTTCACGAACTGTGAAAACTTGGAAATCTCCAGTTTTTTCATTAAACTCAATAACACATGATTCAGACTGACCATAACGACGTTTGTAAGCAGATTTTAATGATTCAGTTACTGCCTCAATTATATCACTTTTATTAATGTGTTTTTCTTCTTCCAAAATGCGGAAGGCTTCTAGCATTTCTTTGCTCATAATTTTTACGTTCTGGTTAAAAATCCAGAACAAATTTCCTTTCTGAGATAAATTGCAAATCTCTCAAAAGCATAATAACAGTATACTCTTACAGCTTTACTGCTAGACGTGCTTTTGCAACAGATTGATAAGGGATTTCAACAGTCTTCTGACGATTTTTCTCCAAATAGTTAATGGTTAAAGTTTGGCCATCAAATGCCACTAAATCACCTTGAAAGACTTTGATTTTGTCGATTGCTTTATAAAGACTAACATTGATGTAAGAACCAACAGCATTGGTAATACTTTCAGCGGTTTTCAATGGTCTTTCTAAACCAGGGCTAGACACTTCTAACATGTACTGTTCAGGAAATGGATCTGGTGTTATCTGATCGAGTACTGGACTGATAATTTCAGTTAATGCCGTAGTATCTTCAACAGTAATCCCTCCATCCTTGTCAATAAGAATACTTAAAACGTAGTCGTTTCCCATTTTTTCATATTCAACATCGACCAATTCAAAAGGTGCTAGGATTTTAGGCGCTACCGCTTCTGTAACGGTTTCAATAATTGATTGATTAGCTATTGTCATGACCTCCTTTTTAATTAACTAGAACTAAAGAATATGTCCTCGTTACAAAATTTCAATACAAAAGTGGCGAGAAGTTTTCCCACCACCTTTCTGTATTAGTTACTTGTATTATACCACAAAAACAGGGTAATGCAAATGATATTGCTATTTCTGCTAAAATTTGCACATTAAATAAAAAAAATGACCAAATTATCAAGGACATTTTTTATATTCTATAATTTTGTGGGTGTATAGTGGGCGAACCACTTCATAACACTGATATATCAGCAGGATAAAAGGAGAGGAGGGGATTCGAACCCCCGAGCCCTGTTAAGGACTACACGCTTTCCAAGCGTGCGCACTCGGCCACTATGCGACCTCTCCATAAGGAAGTTGTCTTAACAACTTCTAAATAGTTAAAATTGTGCTTCTAGGCGGTAAATAACTTGGCCTAAACTTGAGAATTTTGCTTCATATTCGGTCATCACATTATCCGGATAATCACTTGCATGTAAATCGAGCCAGACTTGATTAAGTGTCATGCCATACTGTGACATACTAGCTAGACTATATTCAAACAAGCCACGATTATCTGTCTTAAAGTGGACTTGACCGTTTTCTGGTAAAATTTGTCGATAAGTCTTTAAAAAGTCCTTATAGGTTAAGCGACGTTTTTCATGTTTGGTTTTTGGCCATGGATCAGAAAAATTGAGATAAAGTAAATCAATCTCACCATCATCAAAGTAGTTGGTTAAACTTGAGCCATCAACCCTTAATAATTTCACATTAGAAACACCTGATTCCAATACCTTATCCAGTGCATAACTAAGGACAGAGAGTTGAATATCGATTCCAATGTAATTAATATCAGGATTTTTTTGGGCCATTCCAGTCACAAATCCACCCTTACCAGATCCTACCTCAATATGAATCGGATTATTGTTTCCGAAAACTTCTTTCCAATGCCCTTTAGACTCTTCAGGTGTCAAAATGACATAATTTGGATTGTTTTCAAGATACTCTTCGGCACCTTTTCGTTTTCTAACTCGCATTATTTCTTTCTAAATATCTCTCTAAAACGTCGTAACGCATAAATTTCTTGGTTAACATGTTCCATATCTCGTTGATCAAAACATCTCAGGATTTGAGTCAAATAAGACAACTGGCCATACCATACAATCTTACTCATGACTTTTTCATTGTTCTTATAGCCATAATAAGATAACCATTCTGGCCAACGTGATTGTGGAATGTAATGGCTTAATAAATAAGCAACATCATACATTCTGTCAGTCAATCTAACAGAGTCCCAATCACATAAATAAATCATGCCACTAGTTGTAATAACCCAATTACTATGTTTAATGTCACCATGAACAATAGTTGCTACTTCCGCTCTAAAAGCAGGAAGGCTTTTTTTCAATTCTTTAACAATATCTTGTAGATAAGTATTTTGTTGAATTTGAAATGGTGCGTTTTGTTCAAAATCAATTAATAAATCGTAAGGGTTCTCAATTTTATAGTTTAGTTGCAAGAGTTGATTAACTAACTGCTTCGATTTATGAAGGCGACTTAAGATCTGAACAATCTGTTTGCTATTCATGTCTCCACGATTCAAAATTCTGCCATCCAACCATTCTTGAGCACTCATCATATCTCCGTTACCCAAGCGTTTTGCCCACAATAATTGAGGAGCAATTTGTTCTTTTGCTAAGGCCGGAAGGATTGGTGTGGTATTCAATTTAATAAAAACATTATCACCATTCGGATATGTTCCCTTATAAGCTTTCCCACTTTTCCCTTTTAAGGGCGTTAATGTTAGGTCCTGATCTGTTGTTGTCAAACTGTCGCCCTCCTTTTCTATTTCTAATCACTTATTCTTATTTTACTTGTTTTGACTTACTTAGTCAATTATGTTCTTTAACTTATAAGGCAAATAGAGATAGGCCATTACCCCAAAGAAGATAGTCATGATTACAGCATTTATGAAATTGCCTGTAAATCCAATCTCTATGATCAATAAAACCAAAGATAGCCCTCGTAATAATTTGAGTAAATCAGCTTTCTTTTGCTTACTATCTTCCGGATATAAAATTGATAAGTAATGATAATCAAAATGATGATATAGTGACAGCAATTGAAATAATAAAAGGTAGTCAAAAATCAACGCCAAAGCCATTGATAAATAATCATTACTAATAAATATTAGTGATAATAATGCTAAAAAGGTTAATCTAATATAGAGACCAAGATAATCTGAGCTTCGCAAAAAAGCACGAGCAAAGAGATTGAGCCAATGTGAGCCTGATTTTTTTTCAACAGTTCTTAAAAGCGGATTTAAGTAAGATCTTTCTTTTACACTGGTGGATACACCCTTGACATTTACAAAAAGGGAATAAAACTTCAGAATTTGTTGCTTTCGTCTTTTCTCACTGACAATACTAGCATCCCAATTCAAGCCACTATCGGCCATCAGCGCAGCTACTTTCCTTTTCTGGATCAACCACTTCAAACCAGCTAAGAGTACCAACATGAGAACAAAGAGCGTCAGCGATAGGCCAAGTCTTGCGAAGATGGGGAATAGCAGAGCTAAACAAACGCTTTGAATCACAGTTCCACTAACAAATGAGTGACGCCCAGCTCTGTCTATATAGGTAATCAGTTGATTTTCTTTGGCAAGCAAGAACTGACGGTCAGCCTCTTCCAAATAAGTCGCCACAGAGCCAACCTGTAATAAAAAGAAGGTTAAGAAAATTAGACAAATAATAATTGGCCAGTGATTTTCAGGAAAATGGCGCAAGAGTTGGCTATATTGATATAAAACATAGCCTAATAAAAAGACTAGTACAAGCACAAAATGATCATTCAGAACATAGGGGAGGTACTTACGATGAAGTTTTTGAAAGTCCTGCTTTCGTTTTTTAAACAATTCTTCCATGATTAAGCCTCTTTGGTCAAGGCTAAGTATATATCATTTAGACTAGCCTGGTTATCACCAAATGCAGTTCGTAAATCGTCCAAAGTCCCTTGGGCACGGATTTGTCCATGATGTAAAATGACAAACCGATCACACATTTTTTCTGCAGAATCGAGAACGTGTGTACTCATCAAAATTGACTTGCCTTTCTTTTTTTCCTCGTCCAAATAGGCAATTAAGTCAGCAATTGCTAACGGATCTAAGCCAAGGAATGGTTCATCTAGAATAAATAACCTAGGATCAATAATAAAAGCACAGATAATCATTACTTTTTGTTTCATTCCTTTAGAAAAATGAACGGGATACCAATCCAATTTATCCTCCAAACGATATGTTTTCAATAAAGGTTTTGCTCGATCATGTGCTTCTTTTACTGGAATGTCGTAAGCCATGGCAATTGTTTCAATGTGTTCAGCCAAGGTCAATTCTTCGTAAAGACTTGGTGTTTCGGGTATAAAGCCAATTTTCTTCCTGTAGGCTGTTTTGTCATCTATCAAGGAGATGCCATCAATGGTAATGCTACCTTTATAAGGTCTTAACAAACCAATTATTTCATTGATTGTCGTTGATTTTCCTGCACCATTCAAACCAATTAATCCTACTAATTGACCAGCATCAACGGAAAAAGAAATGTCCTTCAAAACAGGGATATTAATATAACCACCTGTCAGATTTTCAATTTTTAACATAAGTACTCTTTCTAAAGTTTTCGTCTGATACCCATTATACCAAATTCAAATCAAGAAGGTGACAGAAAGATACCTTAATCCTCTCCAAGATTAGAGATAGTAATAATCATTTTTTTAAAATATTATAAATTTTTGATTCAAATCCAAGCTTAGTCTCTTGAAAAAGGGTGAAAGCGCTAAGCAAATAATTTAGATTATTTAAAGATTTTGATATACTAATAACAGTTACATTTATTAAATTAAGAAGCGTAGGTGAATAAGATGGATAACTGTATTTTCTGTAATATTATCTCTGGTAAGATTCCTTCGTCCAAAATATACGAAGATGACCAAGTTTTGGCTTTTCTTGATATCACACAAACCACACCTGGCCATACTCTTCTGATCCCAAAAAAACATGTTCGTAACGTCCTCGATATGGACGCCGAATTAGCTAGTAAAACTTTTTCACGTTTGCCTAAGATTGCTCGCGCACTGCAAAAAGCAACCGAAGCGCCAGCTATGAACATCATCAACAACAATGAGGAAATTGCTGGTCAGTCTGTTTTTCATGCCCATATTCATTTGATTCCACGCTACGGTTCTGAAGATGGAATTGACATTACTTATACAACACATGAGCCTGACTTTGAAGCTCTCGCCGTATTAGCCCAAAAAATCCATAAGGAGATAACCGAATGAGAATCAATTCACTGATTACTTTTGGCGTCGCTG encodes:
- a CDS encoding YlxQ-related RNA-binding protein; its protein translation is MNNLQRLSNLIGLAQRAGKIISGEEMVVKAIQHEAVNIVFLANDAGPNVTKKVTDKSKYYNVEVSTVFNALELSAALGKPRKVVAVADAGFSKKMRTLME
- a CDS encoding ABC transporter ATP-binding protein; its protein translation is MLKIENLTGGYINIPVLKDISFSVDAGQLVGLIGLNGAGKSTTINEIIGLLRPYKGSITIDGISLIDDKTAYRKKIGFIPETPSLYEELTLAEHIETIAMAYDIPVKEAHDRAKPLLKTYRLEDKLDWYPVHFSKGMKQKVMIICAFIIDPRLFILDEPFLGLDPLAIADLIAYLDEEKKKGKSILMSTHVLDSAEKMCDRFVILHHGQIRAQGTLDDLRTAFGDNQASLNDIYLALTKEA
- the ccrZ gene encoding cell cycle regulator CcrZ, translated to MTTTDQDLTLTPLKGKSGKAYKGTYPNGDNVFIKLNTTPILPALAKEQIAPQLLWAKRLGNGDMMSAQEWLDGRILNRGDMNSKQIVQILSRLHKSKQLVNQLLQLNYKIENPYDLLIDFEQNAPFQIQQNTYLQDIVKELKKSLPAFRAEVATIVHGDIKHSNWVITTSGMIYLCDWDSVRLTDRMYDVAYLLSHYIPQSRWPEWLSYYGYKNNEKVMSKIVWYGQLSYLTQILRCFDQRDMEHVNQEIYALRRFREIFRKK
- the nusA gene encoding transcription termination factor NusA; translation: MSKEMLEAFRILEEEKHINKSDIIEAVTESLKSAYKRRYGQSESCVIEFNEKTGDFQVFTVREVVEEVFDSRLEIGLKDALAISSAYELGDKIRFEESVAEFGRVAAQSAKQTIMEKMRRQMREVTFNEYKEHEGEIMTGTVERFDQRFIYVNLGSLEAQLSHQDQIPGETFKSHDRIDVYVYKVENNPKGVNVFVSRSHPEFIKRIMEQEIPEVFDGTVEIMSVSREAGDRTKVAVRSHNPNVDAIGTIVGRGGSNIKKVISKFHPKRFDQKAGAEIPVEENIDVIQWVDDPAEFIYNAIAPAEVDMVLFDEADSKRATVVVPDSKLSLAIGRRGQNVRLAAHLTGYRIDIKSASDYERMEAEQENQSTELVEETIAPTNEEE
- the trmB gene encoding tRNA (guanosine(46)-N7)-methyltransferase TrmB: MRVRKRKGAEEYLENNPNYVILTPEESKGHWKEVFGNNNPIHIEVGSGKGGFVTGMAQKNPDINYIGIDIQLSVLSYALDKVLESGVSNVKLLRVDGSSLTNYFDDGEIDLLYLNFSDPWPKTKHEKRRLTYKDFLKTYRQILPENGQVHFKTDNRGLFEYSLASMSQYGMTLNQVWLDLHASDYPDNVMTEYEAKFSSLGQVIYRLEAQF
- a CDS encoding ABC transporter permease, whose product is MEELFKKRKQDFQKLHRKYLPYVLNDHFVLVLVFLLGYVLYQYSQLLRHFPENHWPIIICLIFLTFFLLQVGSVATYLEEADRQFLLAKENQLITYIDRAGRHSFVSGTVIQSVCLALLFPIFARLGLSLTLFVLMLVLLAGLKWLIQKRKVAALMADSGLNWDASIVSEKRRKQQILKFYSLFVNVKGVSTSVKERSYLNPLLRTVEKKSGSHWLNLFARAFLRSSDYLGLYIRLTFLALLSLIFISNDYLSMALALIFDYLLLFQLLSLYHHFDYHYLSILYPEDSKQKKADLLKLLRGLSLVLLIIEIGFTGNFINAVIMTIFFGVMAYLYLPYKLKNIID
- a CDS encoding HIT family protein; its protein translation is MDNCIFCNIISGKIPSSKIYEDDQVLAFLDITQTTPGHTLLIPKKHVRNVLDMDAELASKTFSRLPKIARALQKATEAPAMNIINNNEEIAGQSVFHAHIHLIPRYGSEDGIDITYTTHEPDFEALAVLAQKIHKEITE
- the rimP gene encoding ribosome maturation factor RimP, with the protein product MTIANQSIIETVTEAVAPKILAPFELVDVEYEKMGNDYVLSILIDKDGGITVEDTTALTEIISPVLDQITPDPFPEQYMLEVSSPGLERPLKTAESITNAVGSYINVSLYKAIDKIKVFQGDLVAFDGQTLTINYLEKNRQKTVEIPYQSVAKARLAVKL
- the rnpM gene encoding RNase P modulator RnpM, which gives rise to MPKEKKIPLRKSLVSGEIIDKRDLLRIVKTKEGEIFIDPTGKKNGRGAYIKLDNAEAKQAKKKQVFNRSFSMDVPESFYDELIAYVDHKVKRRELGLE